TGATATTAGAATCAAACATCAGAATCAATctatttataaatgaaaaaaaatcaaaagagaataaaatttatttgtttatataaatgaaCAATATTATCTTAATTATACCAACAAGGTAAAAATATTaccttaattattttcaatatttttcactATATGTTTGTGGCCGCGTAAATGTATATAAAaaggtttattttaaaataagcgaTGTGTAGcaatttacatttttatacatttgttgttgttttttttatcattttgttttgcaCTCACCATATTCAATTCTCTATGGGTAAgcaaaaatgttataaaaagtaaaaaaagataaaaaaaaaatattgttagcatttatttataaagaaaaacttTGATTTATTGAATAGAAATGCAGGGAAAAgccacaaaatatataaaaaagaacgaGCCACGAAAACCGACTTTatgttattgaaaaataattgtgCCAAATAGGAAGTAGACAGAGAGAAGGGAAATAAAGATTAGGATTAGGTGTTGCGCAGTCGCAGGCATGGCCATGGCTTTGGTGAGCCTCAACACCATTCATACATCGCCTTCTTCTTTTTCGTTTTCATCTCCCAAACCTTATTCTTCCTCCAACTATGCACCACCTCTCACCCTCCTTCCACGATTTCGGAGGCACCTCGTTCGTATGGCTCCCGACGAGGAGAAGATGACTCGCCGTTCCCCTCTCGATTTCCCCATCGTATGGTTTCCCTAATCAAATTCATTCTAAgcttattttttgtaattttactttCAGTAAGTGCTGCGAATTTGGATTCGGATTCGCCGTCACCCTGCTATGTTTATTGCCTGATTACCTCAATTCTTTGTTGAAGGATAATTGATTTACTGTTATTACATTTCCTTGCTTCTAACtaaaatcaaccaatcaatattgGCTCCGGTTTAGATGCAATGCTAGTTTCTGGAGTATTTTCAAAGTGCCAAATTATACCATCAAAGcttaatttgttataaaataatatatgatgATATAGTTTGTACCATTGAATGTTATGTAGTTAAGAGATGGTGAACATACGCGTGTGTTGATGGCTTGGTGAGTGAAGGCTACTTTGATAAGTGCCACCATTTTCTGATGCATACCTGAAGTAAATGTGTCATATTTCATACCAAGCACTACCCTTCCACCCTAATAAGCACCCCTTGTTCGAAGTGTTGCCGTGTCAGACCTAGACACTTGTTCAACACTTCTTATTACGTTtctgatttaaaaattatatattcattggCTTGAACACTTAAGGCGTCACTTTTAAACAACTAATATACTTGAAAAAACATAGAAGGTTAGtttaaaaagatgaatataccatcaatttagatattttgttatatgttacttatatttaatttcattagaatctctttgtt
This region of Glycine max cultivar Williams 82 chromosome 7, Glycine_max_v4.0, whole genome shotgun sequence genomic DNA includes:
- the LOC100808311 gene encoding adhesion G protein-coupled receptor B1; protein product: MAMALVSLNTIHTSPSSFSFSSPKPYSSSNYAPPLTLLPRFRRHLVRMAPDEEKMTRRSPLDFPIEWERPKPGRRPDIFPQFSPMKTPLPPPLPADPPEEDEEEEEKKEEEQEPDKEEPDKPDKPEKQ